CCCATCCGCCGAGAATTGCGCGCCATGGAAAGTCGCCACCACATCCTTCACCTCCTCCGCATCGCGCGGTGACACCAGCAGCGTCGGCTCCTTCCCATCCGCCCGGACCTGCCACAGCTCCGCCGCATCCTCCTCCCCGCTACCCGTCGAAATCTTCCTCCCCGGCACCGCCCGCACAAACACCACCCACTCCCCATCCGGCGACAACACCGGCGCCGCATCCCGCCCCGAAGTCGTCAGCTCCCTCACCACCCCCGCCGCCGTCCGCAGCACGATCTTCCCGTCCTTCACCTCCACCTTCACCGCCGCCACCGCCACGGCCTCCACCTTCGCCTTCCCCGCCGGCCCCGCCTCATTCGCATCCGCCTCCGCACGAGCCACCGTCGCCAGCCCTCCCGACAAAGCCATCACCCCCACCACCGCAAACCCGCTCGTCACCATCGTCCTCATCATGCCCCGCATCATGACTCCGCATACGTCACAAGCCGAGCCCAACCTTGCGACGAAAAGAACGACCAACGGACCGACCAACGCGCCCCACACGACCCACAACCATCCCAGCGCCCCGCCCCATCACCGCGGCGCAGCCGCCCTCGGACTGCTGCGGTCATCCGCAGCTTTCGAGTGCAGGGTAGAGACGGCTTGTTCAGGTGGATTGAACCGACCCTCCACGATCGCCGCGATCGCCCAAGAGTGAACCTCCCTCCCACTCATCCCAATCTCCCAATCTGTGTTCATCTGCGTCATCTGTGGTTGAATCTTCTCCCCCTTCCACAACTACGCCCCGATCCAACCGCAGATGAACGGGATGCACGTAGATCAAGAAGAGCAATTGGGATTGGACCCGGCCCATCCATCCTAAACATCCCAGCCTCCAGCCTTGGTTCCCCATCCTCTTAATCTGCGTTCATCTGCGTCATCTGCGGTTGATCGCTTCCGGTCTTCGGCCACGTCCAAGCCGCTGGAATATCCAACCGCAGATTACGCAGATTGACGCAGATGGAAGACAGGATGGTGGTGCTGATTCCGA
The genomic region above belongs to Luteolibacter arcticus and contains:
- a CDS encoding TolB family protein — its product is MMRTMVTSGFAVVGVMALSGGLATVARAEADANEAGPAGKAKVEAVAVAAVKVEVKDGKIVLRTAAGVVRELTTSGRDAAPVLSPDGEWVVFVRAVPGRKISTGSGEEDAAELWQVRADGKEPTLLVSPRDAEEVKDVVATFHGAQFSADGRLVYYMTPAWATSGAVRVVDTTNRKDRFLMAGNTLRVIHAGKYRDHLLVMQRRYFLGGGSYDWYWLFQADGKEVGPVGEEMEGFEELYLEGAGEAEER